Below is a genomic region from Vibrio nitrifigilis.
CGGATCGTCACTATGATTTTCAATCAGGGTGCTCCATTGCATAGGTGTGGATGTTGCACGACGAGAAAATAAGTGCTGCCATACATCACCATGAACTTCGCCAGTCGCTAGGCGATGGATCATTTCATGCCAATCTTCCCGGGTATCGATTCCCCAAGAGTTAATAAAACCTGCTTTAAAGCTCTCATCTGATTCAAGATTATCATCGTCCCGTTTCATGCCTATGAGATCATAATCAGCCCAACGTCTGCAATAAAGCATTTGTGGGACTGTCGTCGCTAGCCAGAACTGACAATGAGGTAAATCTTTATTAAATATTGTTGTAGACATAATTACCTCTTACTTATTTTCAGCCAGAGTATATTGGGGGAATAACTGGGAAAAGTCATTTACCTCGCAAAATATAAATATGAGATTTTGGTCCAAAAATAAAAAAGAAGAGGGCGTATTTGAATAAATATTAAAGAAAGAGTTTGTAATTTATAAAAAGTAAATAATGTGAGTTTTTTAGGCAACTATTTGTTTATCGGGCAACTTCTTACTCGGTTTAAAACTAAAAATTGCCCTATATTATAAAACTATTTTTATAAGTTATTGATAGTTATAGTTTCGATGTTGGCATCTCTCTTGCTCTTAATACTAGGCATATCCAAGCAATATTGGAGTTGCTGTTAGGTGGCAGGTAAATCAATATAGTCAACAAACTGGTAACGTCAAAATAAAGGGTATAGCGAATAATCGCATTTACTATAAATAAGAAAGGAATTTGTAATGCCAACTCCATGTTATATTTCTATCGAAGGTCAAACTCAAGGGCTTATCACTGCTGGTGCATGTACAGCAGATTCAATCGGTGATTCTTACGTAGAAGGTCACGAAGACGAAATGCTGGTTCAACAGTTTGACCATAACGTCACTGTTCCAACTGATCCTCAATCTGGTCAGCCTACTGGTCAACGTGCACACAAACCATTTAAATTCACTGTATCGCTGAACAAAGCGGTTCCTTTGCTATATAACGCATTGGCATCTGGCGAAAAAATGTCTTCAGTGACGCTAAAATGGTACCGTACTTCTATCGAAGGTAAGCAAGAAAACTTCTTCACTACTACGCTAGAAAACGCATCAATCGTTGATATCCGTTGTGAAATGCCACACTGTCAAGATCCGACTAAATCTGACTTCACGCAAAACCTAACTGTGTCTTTGACTTACCGTCAAATCACTTGGGATCACGTGAACGCGGGTACATCTGGCTCAGACGACTGGCGTAAACCAATCGAAGCATAATTGACTGCGAATAATACGAATAGCGGTTGTAGCTGATGCCAACTAAGGCATTAGAGACATGCTTTATTCAATATAAAGCGCTGACATTGGTCAGCGCTTTTTGTTTGCATTTCTAGATAAAGTCTTTGCACATTGTGCCGATAAAGTAGTAATCACAATGGATAAAGGCGTGATTATGAAACGATCCACCACATTAGTTAGCGTATTAAGCGGCTTATTATTTTCTAGTTATTCTTTTGCAGCGCAAACATCAATTGCTGATTTGATCGCGCAATCACCGGCAAAACAGTTGACGTCATTATGTGGTAGTGACGCGATGAGTGAGTTATGCGCAAGTCAGGCCGAAGCGTTTCGAAATCATATAGTTAATCAGAATCAACTCAATGTTGAAACAATGCAGAATCAAGCAACGACAGTGTTTGATAATACCTTGAAACCACTTATTGATGCATTACAAAGTGGTGCCCAATAGTCTCTACTCTTCCTCACGTCGCTTCGCTAACGTGCCTAATGAAATGGTTCTACTTGCGTTAAAAGCTTGACCTAGGCACGTTGATGAAGCTACGAATCCTGCATCTTAAGCTCATTTGGGTATAAATACTTTATTACTATCGTTAATATAGTTTGTTAATCTGATTGATAATATTAATCCGGTTTATAATCCCGTATTTCCTTTTATTTTTAATTTTATATTCCTTTATCCATACTTGTTAATTTTAATTGGATAATTCTGTTTTATATGAAACTGTATTTATTTGTCGTTAATAGACATAAATATATAGTGGCGATATTGATAATAGATTGCCCAAAAATAATGTATATCACTTTGGAAGAAGATCTCAAAAAATACGATTCATAATATTAATAACAATAAAAATCTTCATTTAATGCAGGCTAGAAAATACTATACATCGCACGGACGCCCGTTAGGTTAGGAGAATCACTTGTCAACACAACCATTGAGTCTCGCTCAATTTGTTGAGCAGAGTAACACTCGAATTGCAGAAATTAAAAAAGAGAAAGATGCCCCAATTAATTTAAAAGCAAGAAACTTTGGCTTTGCGCTTTTGTGTATTTTGGGGTTGGTGTTAGCAAGCTTTATCGCATTACAAATTATTGCCGGAACAGTGGCATTACTCGTTGGTTTTATTGGTATCGCCGTTATGTTTTATGGCTTGCGTTATCTCAAAATGAACGATAAACACATTAAGCAAAAAATGCGTAATCATATCGTTGCCAACATGATTGAAGAGGCTAGAACCCATAAGATAGAAACCTTAACCAATCTGGTTATTGATTCAAAAGCTCGTTTAGATGGAGCGCGTGAAGCCCGGAATAAAATGGGTGGTTATGTGGAACGTATTAAAGCGAAACTAAACGAATCAGATAAATCTTCATCCAGTTATCAAACCAAGTTGAATATGGCCGGTCGGGTTGAGCAAGCATATAGCCAAGTCTGTATCAACGTAGAAAAAGCGGGTGAAGCACATAAAGCTCTCGCGAAGAAGGTTGAAGACTATAAAGAAATGGCAGAGTTTTCAGATATTGTTGGTGATGCTATGGCTTTTGCTAACCAAAATAATGATTCAATCGATGAAATGCTTGGTATGGAAGCATTTGCTGCCATTGAACAGGACTTCCAATCTGCAATGGTCAGTATTGAAAATTCTGTATCCGATTATGCAATTGATAATGAATAATTTTAAATTTTAGATAGTTAAAAGGTCAGTTATGGCAGAACAAAAAATTAAACCTGCAAAAAGTACCCAGGTGATGAGGATTATTATTGCAGTGATCTTCTCCTTGGTTGTCATATTGTCAGTGCTGAGTTTCATGTCGGGCTATATGCAAGGCGACTCTGGCTCTGATTCAAACGACACTTATCAAAGTGAAAGCCCGTTCTAGGCATAATAAAATTAAAAGGGATGAAAATGAAATTATTTGCAGTGATGCTATCAGCGTTAATTGTAACGGCTCCGATTCATGCGAAAACGCTTAATATGGGAACTGGTGGTTCAACCGGTAACTACTTCAAAATGGGCAACGACATCAAAAGCTATTGTAGTGATGATGTGAGCGTCGATTTGAACGTT
It encodes:
- a CDS encoding Hcp family type VI secretion system effector, with the protein product MPTPCYISIEGQTQGLITAGACTADSIGDSYVEGHEDEMLVQQFDHNVTVPTDPQSGQPTGQRAHKPFKFTVSLNKAVPLLYNALASGEKMSSVTLKWYRTSIEGKQENFFTTTLENASIVDIRCEMPHCQDPTKSDFTQNLTVSLTYRQITWDHVNAGTSGSDDWRKPIEA